One stretch of Megalopta genalis isolate 19385.01 unplaced genomic scaffold, iyMegGena1_principal scaffold0286, whole genome shotgun sequence DNA includes these proteins:
- the LOC143262998 gene encoding uncharacterized protein LOC143262998, protein MWFGMVERSFEASGITTEATKFGYVLGALNPVYAAEVRDIIMNPPNTGQYQRLKTELIRRLSSSQEQKTRRLLESEEIGDRKPSQFLRHLRGLAGNNVSDSVLRTLWMGRLPNSMQVILATQKDAEMDKVADLADAIAETMGPRTQVAEASASTAAAAAPSNAPQDLEALINLKMAQISLLFQQEIAAIRHELIGNERKRTGQSLMTADDLSPMPRRLFVTDKTTRTQFLVDTGADLCVYPRSMIRGPGKKSDYVLFAANGSEITTFGTTTLTLDFGLRREFTWRFVVASVSKSIIGVDFLYHYGLLVDIRNRRLIDNITSLSVPGQPVGRSASDIPSVKTVSGDSIYLELLQKFPEITRPEGIPTVRKKHTTVHYIRTSPGQPVNCRPRRLAPDRLRAAKKEFDEMVKLGIARPSESSWSSPLHVVPKKESGEWRPCGDYRALNDRTVPDRLKSYGIVINPGKCTFGKPEVEFLGYSVSHKGTKPLECKVRAIVEYPQPVTAKQLRQFLGMMNFYRRFIPRAAQVQAAMNNLLSGNAKGRTPIHWNAEAVVAFEESKRALAQATLLAHPQIGAPLALTCDASDFAVGAVLQQDTGNGWEPIAFERANRDNTFKDNSIPPSGERHGGAFPSTVEGCHSLPPRRLMDEGPSYHIAGFTRSLEGGYQINGSRTCVWGDVASTCIDRLKPAYVVNDAVDNEATQTMQVPRLEPTVSAPEQEVRTTRSGRRVRFPDRLQIAKIRYYYE, encoded by the exons ATGTGGTTTGGAATGGTCGAACGCAGCTTCGAGGCATCGGGTATTACGACCGAAGCCACAAAATTCGGGTATGTGTTAGGAGCATTGAATCCTGTGTACGCCGCGGAAGTCCGCGACATTATAATGAACCCGCCAAATACTGGACAGTACCAGAGGTTAAAAACGGAACTCATTCGAAGGCTCAGTTCGTCGCAAGAGCAAAAAACGCGACGTTTGCTGGAATCGGAGGAAATTGGAGACAGGAAGCCGTCTCAATTTCTGCGACACTTGCGCGGACTGGCTGGCAACAACGTGTCAGATAGTGTTTTGCGTACGCTGTGGATGGGTAGGTTGCCTAATAGTATGCAGGTAATCTTAGCGACCCAGAAGGACGCGGAGATGGATAAGGTGGCTGACCTGGCAGATGCGATAGCCGAGACGATGGGCCCCCGAACTCAGGTAGCGGAGGCGTCGGCATCTACTGCAGCAGCCGCGGCACCGAGCAACGCGCCTCAAGACCTTGAGGCactcataaatttaaaaatggcgCAAATCAGCCTGTTGTTCCAGCAGGAGATTGCGGCAATCCGACACGAGTTGATTGGGAATGAAC GGAAACGAACCGGGCAGTCGTTGATGACGGCAGATGACTTGAGCCCGATGCCGCGCCGTCTATTTGTGACCGACAAGACGACTAGAACGCAATTCCTGGTCGATACAGGAGCCGACCTTTGCGTGTACCCACGATCCATGATTCGTGGCCCCGGGAAGAAATCGGATTATGTGTTGTTCGCGGCAAATGGGTCCGAAATTACAACGTTTGGTACAACCACGTTGACGTTGGACTTTGGTTTACGTCGCGAGTTTACGTGGAGATTTGTGGTAGCCAGTGTATCTAAGTCAATTATCGGCGTAGACTTTTTGTACCATTATGGTTTACTGGTAGACATTCGGAATCGCCGGTTGATAGACAATATAACTTCATTGTCAGTGCCCGGGCAACCGGTAGGTAGAAGTGCTAGCGACATTCCCAGCGTGAAAACGGTTTCGGGGGATTCCATATACTTGGAGCTGTTGCAGAAATTTCCCGAAATCACGAGACCAGAGGGAATCCCGACTGTTAGAAAAAAGCATACAACGGTACATTATATCCGGACATCGCCAGGTCAACCGGTTAATTGCAGACCAAGGAGGTTGGCACCGGATCGACTCAGGGCAGCGAAGAAGGAGTTCGACGAAATGGTGAAGCTGGGGATTGCGAGGCCGTCCGAAAGCAGCTGGTCATCTCCTTTACATGTGGTGCCAAAGAAGGAATCAGGCGAGTGGAGACCGTGCGGAGATTACCGGGCACTCAACGACCGCACAGTTCCGGATAG gcTAAAGTCGTACGGTATAGTAATTAACCCGGGCAAGTGCACGTTCGGAAAACCCGAGGTAGAATTTTTAGGTTATTCGGTATCACATAAGGGCACAAAACCTCTAGAATGTAAGGTGCGCGCGATCGTAGAATACCCCCAACCGGTTACAGCCAAACAGCTGAGGCAGTTTTTAGGTATGATGAACTTTTACAGACGATTCATACCTAGGGCTGCACAGGTGCAGGCAGCGATGAATAATTTGCTGTCAGGTAACGCGAAGGGTCGCACACCGATTCATTGGAATGCAGAGGCGGTAGTAGCGTTTGAGGAGTCAAAAAGAGCCTTGGCACAGGCCACCTTGCTGGCGCACCCGCAGATTGGCGCCCCCCTTGCGCTTACCTGCGATGCCTCAGACTTCGCGGTTGGCGCGGTTTTACAGCAGGATACCGGGAACGGTTGGGAACCGAtag CATTTGAACGAGCTAACAGGGACAACACATTTAAGGACAACAGCATACCACCCAGCGGCGAACGACATGGTGGAGCGTTTCCATCGACAGTTGAAGGCTGCCATTCGTTGCCACCAAGACGTTTAATGGACGAGGGTCCTTCCTACCATATTGCTGGGTTTACGCGCAGCCTGGAAGGAGGATACCAAATCAACGGCAGCAGAACTTGTGTATGGGGAGACGTTGCGTCTACCTG TATTGATAGATTAAAGCCGGCGTACGTTGTTAATGATGCCGTTGATAATGAAGCGACTCAAACAATGCAGGTACCGCGGTTAGAACCGACAGTGTCTGCTCCGGAACAAGAGGTGCGAACTACACGTTCGGGAAGACGAGTGAGGTTTCCGGATAGATTGCAGATTGCAAAAATAAGATACTATTATGAATGA